Proteins encoded in a region of the Solanum dulcamara chromosome 9, daSolDulc1.2, whole genome shotgun sequence genome:
- the LOC129904578 gene encoding endo-1,4-beta-xylanase 1-like, whose protein sequence is MLINHTCNISCQSSKKDGKDAGNIILNHDFSYGLYLWHRNCCDAFVVPAGYHEGLAAAIVTNRKECWHGLEQDITSRVSAGCTYTVSACIGASGTLQNSVEVLATLKLVYQNSETCYLFIAKKSALKECWEILEGSFSLSTMPDQVIFYLQGPPSGTDLLIKSVVISCPSSTACDSSGA, encoded by the exons ATGCTCATCAATCATACATGTAATATTTCCTGTCAGAGTTCAAAGAAAGATGGGAAAGATGCTGGGAACATCATCCTTAACCATGACTTTTCATATGGGTTGTACTTGTGGCACCGAAATTGCTGTGATGCTTTTGTGGTTCCAGCAGGTTACCATGAAGGATTAGCAGCTGCTATTGTAACAAATCGTAAAGAATGTTGGCATGGTTTGGAGCAAGACATTACAAGCAGAGTATCAGCAGGTTGCACTTATACAGTTTCTGCTTGTATTGGAGCCTCCGGTACTTTACAAAATTCTGTTGAAGTCCTCGCCACGTTAAAACTAGTGTATCAAAATTCAGAAACATGCTATCTATTCATTGCAAA AAAATCTGCTTTGAAGGAGTGTTGGGAGATATTAGAAGGTTCATTTTCTCTGTCAACTATGCCTgatcaagttatattctatctCCAGGGACCTCCATCTGGAACTGACCTACTCATAAAGTCAGTAGTGATCTCATGTCCCAGTTCTACTGCTTGCGAT AGTTCTGGCGCATGA